Proteins encoded within one genomic window of Alkalilimnicola sp. S0819:
- a CDS encoding PhoH family protein — protein MPSPARHNRLFVLDTSVLMHDPTALFRFEEHDVHLPMAVLEELDRAKKGVSEEARNVRQVSRFLDELLSRVGLDSLRRGVPLDARDSQAQGRLYFDLHETAGQGDEAILATALELQHSQPDRPVVLVSKDINLRIRATVRGIQAEDYASDRVLDDLDLLYSGAREVPAEQWRGEGEGWWLDQGADLQLNEYVHSPDHALQGIVRERAGDAALVAALDDYTEQGEAVWGIHARNPEQNFALNLLLDPELDFVTLLGAAGTGKTLLTLAAALAQVLESQRYGEIIMTRATIALGEDIGFLPGSEEEKMTPWMGALMDNLEVLTQPDQGGSWARAATQDLLNQRIKIRSLNFMRGRTFLNKFIILDEAQNLTAKQMKALITRAGPGSKLVCLGNIAQIDTPYLTGSSSGLTYVVDRFQGWAHGGHITLRRGERSRLADFASETL, from the coding sequence ATGCCCTCCCCCGCCCGCCACAACCGGCTGTTCGTGCTCGACACCTCGGTGTTGATGCATGACCCCACCGCTCTGTTCCGCTTCGAGGAACACGATGTGCACCTGCCCATGGCGGTGCTGGAGGAGCTGGACCGCGCCAAGAAGGGCGTGTCCGAGGAGGCTCGCAACGTCCGCCAAGTCAGTCGCTTCCTGGACGAACTGCTCAGCCGCGTGGGTCTGGACAGCCTGCGCCGGGGCGTGCCGCTCGACGCGCGCGACTCCCAGGCCCAGGGGCGGCTGTACTTCGATCTGCACGAGACCGCCGGCCAGGGCGACGAGGCAATCCTCGCCACCGCCCTGGAATTGCAGCACAGCCAGCCGGACCGGCCCGTGGTGCTGGTCAGCAAGGACATCAACCTGCGCATACGCGCCACGGTGCGGGGCATCCAGGCCGAAGACTATGCCAGCGACCGGGTACTGGACGACCTGGACCTGCTCTACAGCGGCGCCCGCGAAGTGCCCGCCGAGCAATGGCGGGGAGAAGGCGAAGGCTGGTGGCTGGACCAGGGCGCGGACCTGCAGCTCAACGAATACGTGCACAGCCCCGACCACGCCCTGCAGGGCATCGTGCGCGAGCGCGCGGGCGATGCGGCCCTTGTCGCCGCCCTGGACGACTACACCGAGCAGGGCGAGGCGGTGTGGGGCATCCACGCGCGCAACCCGGAGCAGAATTTCGCGCTGAACCTGCTGCTGGACCCGGAACTGGACTTCGTCACCCTGCTGGGCGCGGCCGGCACCGGCAAGACCCTGCTCACCCTGGCCGCGGCCCTGGCCCAGGTGCTGGAGAGCCAGCGCTACGGGGAAATCATCATGACCCGAGCCACCATCGCCCTGGGCGAGGACATCGGCTTTCTGCCCGGCAGTGAGGAAGAAAAGATGACCCCCTGGATGGGCGCGCTGATGGACAATCTGGAAGTGCTCACCCAACCGGATCAGGGCGGCAGCTGGGCCCGCGCGGCCACCCAGGACCTGCTCAATCAGCGTATCAAGATCCGCTCGCTGAACTTCATGCGCGGGCGCACTTTCCTCAACAAGTTCATCATTTTGGACGAGGCCCAGAACCTCACCGCCAAGCAGATGAAGGCGCTGATCACCCGCGCCGGACCTGGCAGCAAGCTGGTGTGCCTGGGCAACATCGCCCAGATCGACACCCCCTACCTCACCGGCAGCAGCTCGGGGCTGACCTACGTGGTGGACCGTTTCCAGGGCTGGGCCCACGGCGGCCACATCACCCTGCGCCGCGGCGAGCGCTCGCGGCTGGCGGATTTCGCCAGCGAAACGCTGTAG
- a CDS encoding peroxiredoxin, producing the protein MSELETGQPVPDFEVPATGEQSIRLSELRGRKVVLFFYPKASTPGCTQEGQDFRDLYPQFQAANTEILGISRDGVKAQENFKAKQDFPYPLLSDKAETVCGLFDVIREKNMYGRKVMGIERSTFLIDEEGRLLEAWRKVKVKGHAQAVLERVQAG; encoded by the coding sequence ATGAGCGAACTGGAAACCGGCCAGCCGGTCCCCGATTTCGAAGTCCCGGCCACCGGCGAGCAGAGCATCCGCCTGTCGGAGCTGCGCGGGCGCAAGGTGGTACTGTTCTTCTACCCCAAGGCCAGCACTCCGGGCTGCACCCAGGAAGGCCAGGATTTCCGCGATCTGTACCCACAGTTCCAGGCCGCCAACACCGAGATCCTCGGCATCTCCCGCGACGGCGTGAAGGCCCAGGAGAACTTCAAGGCGAAGCAGGACTTTCCCTACCCGCTGCTCAGCGACAAGGCAGAGACCGTCTGCGGGCTGTTCGACGTGATCCGCGAGAAGAACATGTACGGGCGCAAGGTCATGGGCATAGAGCGCAGCACCTTCCTCATCGACGAAGAGGGCCGCCTGCTGGAGGCCTGGCGCAAGGTGAAGGTCAAAGGCCACGCCCAGGCGGTGCTCGAACGGGTACAGGCCGGCTGA
- a CDS encoding glycine cleavage system protein R produces the protein MQKLLVITALGEDRPGIVNELARVVSEAGCNIEDSRMTVLGGEFAVILLVKGKWNELAKLETNLPGLGRKLGLMVSSKRTECPRRQGDLLPYAVEVVAVDHPGIVQQLANFFSQRKINIRDMSTASYAAAHTGTAMFSVQMSVDVPAGMHIAALREEFMDFCDQLNLDAIIEPIKG, from the coding sequence ATGCAAAAGCTGCTGGTAATCACCGCCCTGGGCGAAGACCGCCCGGGCATCGTCAACGAGCTCGCCAGGGTCGTCTCGGAGGCAGGCTGCAATATCGAAGACAGCCGCATGACGGTGCTGGGCGGCGAGTTCGCCGTGATCCTGCTGGTCAAGGGCAAGTGGAACGAGCTGGCCAAGCTGGAGACCAATCTTCCCGGCCTGGGGCGCAAGCTGGGCCTGATGGTGAGCAGCAAGCGTACCGAATGCCCGCGCCGCCAGGGTGATTTGCTGCCCTACGCGGTGGAGGTGGTGGCCGTAGACCACCCGGGCATCGTCCAGCAGCTGGCGAACTTCTTCTCCCAGCGCAAGATCAACATCCGCGACATGAGCACCGCAAGCTACGCCGCCGCCCACACGGGCACGGCCATGTTTTCGGTGCAGATGAGCGTGGACGTGCCCGCCGGCATGCACATCGCCGCACTGCGGGAGGAATTCATGGATTTCTGCGACCAGCTGAACCTGGATGCGATCATCGAACCCATCAAGGGATAA
- the dapA gene encoding 4-hydroxy-tetrahydrodipicolinate synthase, producing MFRGSMVALVTPMHEDGSLDEAALERLVEFHIDSGTDGIVAVGTTGESATLDYEEHCYVMRRVVEMSRGRIPVIGGTGANSTWEAIKLTRCAMEGGCDAALLVTPYYNKPTQEGLYQHYKAIAEAVPLPQILYNVPGRTACDMLPETVERLADVPNIVGIKEAQGTVQRAEEIMERCGERLDVYTGEDANAREMMLAGGKGVISVTANVAPRLMHLMAEAALRGDAEEAGRLDAQLSALHKVLFIETNPIPVKWALQEMGLIGGGIRLPMTPLSEQHHETLRQALKLAEAL from the coding sequence ATGTTTCGCGGCAGCATGGTCGCTCTGGTCACGCCCATGCACGAGGATGGCAGCCTCGATGAGGCGGCGCTGGAGCGCCTGGTAGAGTTTCATATCGACAGCGGCACCGACGGCATCGTCGCCGTGGGCACCACGGGCGAGTCGGCGACCCTGGATTACGAAGAGCATTGTTATGTGATGCGCCGGGTGGTGGAGATGTCCCGTGGGCGCATCCCGGTGATCGGCGGTACCGGCGCCAACAGCACCTGGGAGGCGATCAAGCTCACCCGCTGTGCGATGGAAGGCGGCTGCGACGCGGCCCTGCTGGTAACCCCCTATTACAACAAACCGACCCAGGAAGGCCTGTACCAGCACTACAAGGCTATCGCCGAGGCCGTGCCCCTGCCGCAGATCCTCTACAACGTGCCCGGGCGCACCGCCTGTGACATGTTGCCGGAAACGGTGGAGCGGTTGGCCGACGTGCCCAACATCGTCGGCATCAAGGAAGCCCAGGGCACCGTGCAGCGGGCCGAGGAAATCATGGAACGCTGCGGCGAGCGCCTGGACGTGTACACCGGCGAAGACGCCAACGCCCGCGAGATGATGCTCGCCGGCGGCAAGGGCGTGATCTCGGTCACCGCCAATGTGGCGCCCCGGCTGATGCACTTGATGGCCGAGGCCGCCCTGCGCGGCGATGCCGAGGAGGCCGGTCGGCTGGATGCGCAGCTATCGGCCTTGCACAAGGTGCTGTTCATCGAAACCAATCCGATTCCGGTGAAGTGGGCGCTGCAGGAAATGGGCCTGATCGGTGGCGGCATTCGCCTGCCCATGACGCCCCTGTCGGAACAACATCATGAAACCCTGCGCCAGGCGCTGAAGCTCGCCGAGGCGCTGTAG
- the bamC gene encoding outer membrane protein assembly factor BamC — MAKWSALGGVLVMAVALSGCGTVRDLGRSVGIGSKDPQAERVERLKLPPDLSSERVRDALPVEQSEPASYAEYAQGLRRDVLPEPGGQIRVRKAGGLRWLEVDAPVGRVWGWVENYLEAQGVDVARRDPQLGVLQTDWLLSGSPLPRGVFGPRVADEVDARIADAYQFRLERGVDADSTEVYVAHRRVARDEDAGDDEGNWRLRQSDAYLEAEMLRGLMLHLGYEQLASVQAVARASGESERLASLEQTAQGRPQLVLPEPFFRGWRRVGLALDRLGFNLVDRDRAEGRYYVRYDLRAEQGQPEKGLFDSLAFWRDEAPDSLQTYVIHVADAGRRSLVSVETEDGQPVPAEPAARVLGLLEEQLR, encoded by the coding sequence GTGGCTAAATGGAGCGCCTTGGGTGGAGTACTGGTGATGGCCGTGGCCCTGAGTGGTTGCGGGACCGTCCGGGATCTGGGGCGCTCCGTGGGCATAGGCTCGAAGGATCCGCAGGCGGAGCGTGTGGAGCGGCTCAAGCTGCCGCCGGACCTGTCTTCGGAGCGGGTGCGTGACGCCCTGCCGGTGGAGCAGTCCGAGCCCGCCTCCTACGCCGAATACGCCCAGGGCCTGCGCCGGGACGTGCTGCCGGAGCCGGGCGGGCAGATCCGCGTGCGCAAGGCCGGCGGCCTGCGGTGGCTGGAAGTGGATGCGCCGGTGGGGCGGGTTTGGGGCTGGGTGGAGAACTACCTGGAGGCCCAGGGGGTGGATGTCGCCCGTCGCGATCCGCAGCTTGGTGTCCTGCAAACCGACTGGCTGCTTTCCGGGAGCCCCCTGCCGCGGGGCGTGTTCGGCCCCCGGGTGGCCGATGAAGTTGACGCCCGTATCGCCGATGCCTATCAGTTCCGTCTCGAGCGGGGCGTGGATGCCGACAGCACGGAGGTTTACGTGGCTCATCGCCGGGTGGCTCGGGACGAGGACGCCGGCGACGACGAGGGCAACTGGCGACTGCGTCAGTCCGATGCGTACCTGGAGGCGGAGATGCTCCGCGGCTTGATGCTGCATCTGGGCTATGAGCAACTGGCCAGCGTACAGGCCGTGGCTCGTGCCAGCGGTGAGTCCGAGCGCCTGGCGAGCCTGGAGCAGACCGCCCAGGGGCGGCCGCAGTTGGTGCTCCCCGAGCCGTTTTTCCGCGGCTGGCGCCGGGTCGGTCTGGCGCTGGACCGGCTGGGCTTCAACCTGGTGGATCGCGACCGAGCCGAGGGCCGTTATTACGTGCGCTACGATCTGCGCGCCGAGCAGGGACAGCCCGAGAAGGGCTTGTTCGACAGCTTGGCCTTCTGGCGCGACGAGGCCCCGGACAGCTTGCAGACCTACGTGATTCACGTGGCCGACGCCGGACGGCGCAGTCTGGTCAGCGTGGAAACGGAAGACGGCCAGCCCGTGCCCGCCGAGCCAGCGGCCCGCGTGCTGGGTCTGCTGGAAGAGCAGCTGCGCTGA
- the purL gene encoding phosphoribosylformylglycinamidine synthase, which produces MLRLRGKPALSPFRLDKLLDQLRARVPRIEALGSAWWHFAQLHAALEPGEQAVLESLLEYGPDWPEQNDEGSLLLVVPRPGTISPWSSKATDILHNCGLNSVRRVERGLAYRLRAEPPLDDTELAAVRALLHDRMTEAVLDAFEEAEGLFRDGEPAPLASVDILGGGRAALEAADRDLGLALAADEIDYLLENYQALGRNPTDVELMMFAQANSEHCRHKIFNADWIIDGETQEHSLFQMIRNTYRRRPEGVLSAYSDNAAVAEGWPAQRFFPEAGSGRYQTHHESSHLVIKVETHNHPTAISPWSGAATGAGGEIRDEGATGRGAKPKAGLCGYSVSDLRIPGAEQPWESSYGRPGRIASALDIMLDGPIGAASYNNEFGRPNLAGYFRSFEMPAAGPRGEEMRGYHKPIMIAGGLGAIRDQHVAKGDVPAGAQVVVLGGPAMLIGLGGGAASSMTSGESQEQLDYASVQRSNPEMERRCQEVIDRCWALGERNPIISIHDVGAGGLSNAVPEILDDSGRGGALELRAVPNDEPSMSPMQIWSNESQERYVLAIAPERMDEFSALCERERCPFAVIGEATEERRLLLGDGHFGNTPVDLPMEVLLGKTPKMLRDVHRAPFHKPELELGGVEAREAVYRVLRLPTVAAKHFLINIGDRTITGLVARDQMVGPWQVPVADVAVTLSDYSGYTGEAMAMGERAPVALLHAAASGRMAVGEAVTNIAAALIGDLRKINLSANWMAPAGHPGEDANLYDAVKAVGMELCPELGLTIPVGKDSLSMKTVWEEDGEQKSVTAPLSLIVSAFAACEDARKTLTPQLRTDQGDTDLLLIDLGKGANRLGASALAQVYGQLGHHPADLDDPLALRHFFDAIQSLNRDGLLLAYHDRSDGGLLATLAEMAFAGHVGIDVLLDDLGEDALAALFNEELGAVVQVRAGEREQVLARLHQAGLGHYSHVIGCLRDDDRLVLRHGGTALLDEARVDLQRAWQETSYRMQALRDNPECAQEEYDVLLDDADPGLQASLSFDPSRDVAAPFINSGARPRVAVLREQGVNGQTEMAAAFHAAGFEAVDVHMTDLLSEQHRLGDFVGLAACGGFSYGDVLGAGGGWAKTVLHNQRLRGEFEAFFNRGDTFGLGVCNGCQMLSTLRDLIPGAELWPRFVRNRSEQFEARLSMVEVQPSRSILFEGMTGSRMPIAVAHGEGRAQFDAEHGPRKALSAGVVALRYVDSRGRPAETYPANPGGTPEAITGLTNVDGRFTIMMPHPERVFRAVQHSWHPDEWGEEGPWLRLFRNARVWVG; this is translated from the coding sequence ATGCTCCGACTGCGTGGTAAACCCGCCCTCTCGCCCTTCCGCCTCGACAAACTGCTGGATCAACTGCGGGCCCGGGTGCCGCGCATCGAGGCGCTGGGCAGCGCCTGGTGGCACTTCGCGCAACTGCACGCCGCGCTGGAGCCCGGTGAGCAGGCGGTGCTGGAGAGCCTGCTGGAATACGGCCCGGACTGGCCCGAGCAGAACGACGAGGGCAGCCTGCTGCTGGTGGTGCCGCGCCCCGGAACCATCTCGCCCTGGTCGAGCAAGGCCACCGATATCCTGCACAACTGTGGCCTGAACAGCGTGCGCCGGGTAGAGCGGGGGTTGGCCTATCGGTTGCGCGCCGAGCCACCACTGGATGACACGGAGCTCGCGGCGGTGCGGGCGCTGCTGCATGACCGCATGACCGAAGCGGTGCTGGATGCGTTCGAAGAGGCCGAGGGCCTGTTCCGTGACGGCGAGCCGGCGCCGCTGGCAAGTGTCGACATCCTGGGGGGCGGGCGCGCGGCGTTGGAGGCGGCCGATCGGGATCTGGGGCTCGCGCTTGCCGCCGATGAGATCGATTATCTGCTGGAGAACTACCAGGCCCTGGGCCGCAACCCCACCGATGTGGAGTTGATGATGTTCGCCCAGGCCAACTCCGAGCATTGCCGCCACAAGATCTTCAACGCCGACTGGATCATAGACGGCGAGACCCAGGAACATTCCCTGTTCCAGATGATCCGCAACACCTATCGGCGCCGCCCCGAGGGGGTGCTTTCCGCCTACAGCGACAATGCCGCCGTGGCCGAAGGCTGGCCGGCGCAGCGCTTCTTCCCGGAGGCCGGCAGCGGGCGCTACCAGACCCACCACGAGAGCTCGCACCTGGTGATAAAGGTGGAAACCCATAACCACCCCACCGCCATTTCCCCCTGGTCCGGCGCGGCCACCGGCGCCGGTGGCGAGATCCGCGACGAGGGCGCCACTGGCCGGGGCGCCAAGCCCAAGGCGGGCTTGTGCGGTTACTCGGTGTCCGATCTGCGTATTCCCGGCGCCGAGCAGCCCTGGGAGTCGAGTTACGGTCGCCCCGGGCGCATCGCCTCGGCACTGGACATCATGCTGGACGGCCCCATCGGTGCGGCCTCCTACAACAATGAGTTCGGCCGACCCAACCTGGCCGGTTATTTCCGCAGCTTCGAGATGCCTGCCGCCGGCCCCCGGGGCGAGGAAATGCGCGGCTACCACAAGCCCATCATGATCGCCGGAGGCCTGGGCGCCATCCGGGACCAACACGTGGCCAAGGGCGATGTGCCCGCCGGCGCGCAGGTGGTGGTGCTGGGTGGCCCGGCCATGCTGATCGGCCTGGGCGGGGGCGCTGCCTCCAGCATGACCAGTGGCGAGAGCCAGGAGCAGCTGGATTACGCCTCGGTACAACGCAGCAACCCGGAAATGGAGCGCCGCTGCCAGGAAGTCATCGACCGCTGCTGGGCGCTGGGTGAGCGCAACCCCATCATCTCCATCCACGACGTGGGGGCGGGCGGCCTGTCCAACGCCGTGCCCGAGATTCTCGACGACTCCGGTCGGGGCGGCGCCCTGGAGTTGCGCGCCGTGCCCAATGACGAGCCGAGCATGTCGCCCATGCAGATCTGGAGCAACGAATCCCAGGAGCGCTACGTGCTGGCCATCGCCCCCGAGCGCATGGACGAGTTCTCCGCCCTGTGTGAACGCGAGCGCTGCCCCTTCGCCGTGATCGGCGAGGCCACCGAGGAGCGCCGGCTGCTGCTGGGCGATGGGCACTTCGGCAACACCCCGGTGGACCTGCCCATGGAAGTGCTGCTGGGCAAGACGCCGAAGATGCTGCGCGATGTGCATCGCGCCCCCTTCCACAAGCCGGAGCTGGAGCTCGGCGGCGTGGAAGCGCGCGAGGCGGTCTACCGGGTGCTGCGCCTGCCCACCGTGGCGGCCAAGCATTTCCTGATCAATATTGGCGATCGCACCATCACCGGCCTGGTGGCCCGGGACCAGATGGTGGGCCCGTGGCAGGTGCCGGTGGCCGATGTGGCGGTGACGCTCTCCGACTACAGCGGCTACACCGGCGAAGCCATGGCCATGGGTGAGCGCGCCCCGGTGGCGTTATTGCACGCCGCGGCCTCCGGGCGCATGGCGGTGGGCGAGGCGGTGACCAATATCGCCGCGGCGCTGATCGGCGATCTGCGCAAGATCAACCTGTCCGCCAACTGGATGGCGCCGGCGGGCCACCCGGGCGAGGACGCGAATCTTTATGACGCCGTGAAGGCCGTGGGCATGGAACTGTGCCCCGAGCTCGGCCTGACCATCCCCGTGGGCAAGGATTCCCTGTCCATGAAGACCGTCTGGGAGGAGGACGGCGAGCAGAAGAGCGTCACCGCGCCTCTCTCGCTCATCGTCTCGGCGTTTGCCGCCTGCGAGGACGCCCGCAAGACCCTCACACCACAGCTGCGCACCGACCAGGGCGATACCGACCTGTTGCTCATCGATCTGGGCAAGGGCGCGAACCGCCTGGGCGCCTCAGCGCTGGCTCAGGTCTACGGCCAGCTGGGCCATCACCCGGCGGATCTGGACGACCCGCTGGCGCTGCGTCATTTCTTCGATGCCATCCAGTCCCTGAACCGGGACGGCCTGCTGCTGGCCTACCATGATCGCTCCGACGGTGGCCTGCTGGCGACGCTGGCCGAGATGGCCTTCGCCGGCCATGTGGGCATCGATGTGTTGCTGGACGACCTGGGTGAGGACGCGCTGGCGGCCCTGTTCAACGAAGAGCTGGGTGCGGTGGTGCAGGTTCGCGCCGGCGAGCGCGAACAGGTGCTGGCACGCCTGCACCAAGCGGGGCTTGGCCACTACAGCCATGTGATCGGCTGCCTGCGCGACGATGACCGTCTCGTGCTCCGCCATGGCGGCACCGCGCTGTTGGACGAGGCCCGCGTGGACCTTCAGCGGGCCTGGCAGGAAACCAGCTACCGGATGCAGGCCCTGCGCGATAACCCCGAGTGTGCCCAGGAGGAATACGATGTCCTGCTGGATGACGCCGACCCCGGCCTGCAGGCGTCTCTCAGCTTCGACCCGTCCCGAGACGTGGCCGCGCCCTTCATCAACAGCGGCGCCCGCCCGCGAGTGGCGGTCCTGCGTGAGCAGGGCGTGAACGGCCAGACCGAAATGGCCGCCGCCTTCCACGCCGCCGGCTTCGAGGCGGTGGACGTGCACATGACCGATCTGCTCAGTGAGCAGCACCGGCTGGGTGATTTCGTGGGGCTCGCCGCTTGTGGCGGCTTCTCCTACGGCGATGTGCTGGGCGCCGGCGGCGGCTGGGCCAAGACCGTGCTCCACAACCAGCGGTTGCGCGGCGAATTCGAAGCCTTCTTCAACCGCGGTGACACCTTCGGTCTGGGGGTGTGCAACGGTTGCCAGATGCTGAGCACCCTGCGTGATCTGATCCCCGGCGCGGAACTGTGGCCGCGCTTCGTGCGCAACCGCTCCGAGCAGTTCGAGGCGCGGCTAAGCATGGTGGAAGTGCAGCCCTCGCGCTCCATCCTGTTCGAGGGCATGACCGGCTCGCGCATGCCCATCGCGGTGGCCCATGGCGAGGGGCGCGCCCAGTTCGACGCCGAGCACGGTCCGCGCAAGGCGCTGAGTGCCGGTGTGGTCGCACTGCGCTATGTGGACAGCCGCGGCCGTCCGGCCGAGACCTACCCGGCGAACCCGGGCGGCACGCCGGAGGCCATCACCGGGCTGACCAACGTGGATGGCCGTTTTACCATCATGATGCCGCACCCCGAACGGGTGTTTCGCGCGGTGCAGCACTCCTGGCACCCGGACGAGTGGGGCGAGGAAGGGCCTTGGCTGCGGTTGTTCCGAAATGCCCGTGTCTGGGTGGGCTGA
- a CDS encoding acyl-CoA synthetase: MSIAVDWLAKRAALSPNKLALIDTIRERRITYREWNEQANRTARMLVDELGIQPGERVAVLATNSVEYLDLLFACNKTGAVLQNLNWRLAAPELELLLEHAQPRALFYSTDLSEKVRQLKLRGDLDAMNACVALDGGERAAPRDRTISERETLSAAPLPEAELQLSDPWVICYTGGSTGLPKGVVLSYGNVEWNAINTVMTWGLCDTDTAVLDASLFHIGGLNVLTTPLIQAGGTNIVCKSFDTDQAFDLLDGGQATVYFNVPTAFIRMQQHPRWKEANFRSLRFVISGGAPCPAPVFERFWEKSVDFRTGYGLTEAGPNTFWLPSKQIRQKPGAVGYPLFHIEVKLLNVTGGEVTQPDQPGELLIRGPHRTTGYWNNPMATAQFIDDEGWLHTGDLAHFDEDGAFTIIGRAKDMYISGGENVYPAVVESVLYGHPDVVEASVIGVPDAHWGEVGSAVLVLRPGSKTAEAELEAYLRERIAGYKVPKNYVFIDELPKTGAGKIDRRALRERYGELQG; this comes from the coding sequence ATGAGCATCGCCGTCGACTGGCTGGCGAAAAGGGCTGCGCTGTCGCCGAACAAGCTCGCCCTGATCGACACCATCCGGGAACGCCGGATTACCTACCGGGAGTGGAACGAGCAAGCCAATCGCACCGCGCGGATGCTGGTCGACGAACTTGGTATCCAGCCCGGTGAGCGGGTTGCGGTGTTGGCCACCAACTCGGTGGAATACCTGGACCTGCTGTTCGCCTGCAACAAGACCGGCGCGGTCCTGCAGAACCTGAACTGGCGTCTGGCCGCCCCCGAACTCGAACTGCTGCTCGAGCACGCCCAGCCCCGGGCACTGTTCTATTCCACCGACCTGAGCGAGAAGGTCCGCCAGCTGAAGCTGCGCGGTGACCTGGACGCCATGAACGCCTGCGTGGCCCTGGACGGTGGGGAGCGCGCCGCGCCCCGCGACCGGACTATCAGCGAGCGGGAAACCCTCAGCGCCGCGCCCCTGCCCGAGGCGGAGTTGCAGCTCAGCGACCCGTGGGTCATCTGCTACACCGGTGGCAGCACCGGCCTGCCCAAGGGCGTGGTGCTCAGCTACGGCAATGTGGAATGGAACGCCATCAACACGGTCATGACCTGGGGGCTGTGCGACACCGACACCGCGGTGCTGGACGCCTCACTGTTCCACATCGGCGGCCTCAATGTACTGACCACGCCGCTGATCCAGGCGGGCGGCACCAATATTGTCTGCAAGAGCTTCGACACTGATCAGGCCTTCGATTTGCTCGATGGCGGCCAGGCCACGGTGTACTTCAACGTGCCCACTGCCTTCATCCGCATGCAGCAGCATCCGCGCTGGAAAGAGGCGAACTTTCGCAGCCTGCGCTTCGTCATCTCCGGCGGGGCGCCCTGCCCGGCACCGGTGTTCGAGCGATTCTGGGAAAAATCGGTGGATTTCCGCACCGGTTACGGCCTCACCGAGGCCGGCCCCAACACCTTCTGGCTGCCCAGCAAGCAGATCCGCCAGAAGCCCGGCGCCGTGGGGTATCCGCTTTTCCACATCGAGGTCAAGCTGCTCAATGTCACCGGCGGTGAAGTAACCCAGCCCGATCAGCCCGGCGAGCTGCTGATCCGCGGCCCGCACCGCACCACCGGCTACTGGAACAATCCCATGGCCACGGCGCAGTTCATCGACGACGAAGGCTGGCTCCACACCGGGGACCTGGCGCACTTCGATGAGGATGGTGCCTTCACCATCATCGGTCGGGCCAAGGACATGTACATCTCTGGTGGCGAGAACGTCTATCCGGCCGTGGTGGAGAGCGTGCTCTACGGCCACCCGGACGTGGTGGAAGCCTCGGTTATAGGGGTGCCCGACGCTCATTGGGGGGAAGTCGGCAGCGCGGTGCTGGTATTGCGCCCCGGCTCGAAAACCGCGGAAGCGGAGCTGGAGGCCTACCTGCGCGAGCGCATTGCCGGCTACAAGGTGCCCAAGAATTATGTGTTCATCGACGAGCTGCCCAAGACCGGCGCGGGCAAGATCGATCGTCGCGCCCTGCGTGAGCGTTACGGCGAACTCCAGGGCTAA